The following are from one region of the Littorina saxatilis isolate snail1 linkage group LG2, US_GU_Lsax_2.0, whole genome shotgun sequence genome:
- the LOC138959795 gene encoding NEDD8 ultimate buster 1-like: protein MEMEGYNQELLQAKVREKLNADKVQLWLPPYTTETQERGEIPLDLIKRYAKDLVMKEEIVARALESLRVHALAKLAERNKFQTTGLATVKVKVPAGLKSSAKRVISLEMSLDKCGADLKQAVSTETGMDRMRLKLISAGRVIDDKHPLHAQNIKNGSQVMAVMITDTEADVKREEQQIADFSKTRQAAELLSTRAETDDIDDDVGVQITDQHGRSLDLPKEEKRALTLAMTLHEKGRAALKKRNYTKALLLLLEADKEFGNCRAEILDSVDNFAILCLDIVWCYLCLENVNELPDAERRLQKCESAFIKSYGANNERLKLLKNGAEVERILLMRLHLLQGIVTFHQHKTAAAQQMLRRAMDEFNMLQVSPEAIVHLMELGFTPQEARLGMRACDGNVAVAAEFIMKQRQEKEEIRKREKEEREDRKLAKKYGNCANGDRLNMQNVHMLVKMDFSRAAAAEALKQTNNSLDAALDLLQAHPELLTTPDIPDDNLPVKLRDSDIAQIVALGFEPKAAQTALRKYRNNIQRAVDDLIKYSGKLPYTSDESESGSSSSSGSDSPDKNAAKQKRREENEALDELMSDMSRDETDHLDFEMTDEKQFLDDYLARISSL from the exons ATGGAGATGGAAGGCTACAACCAGGAGCTGTTGCAGGCCAAAGTTAGAGAAAAACTAAATGCAGATAAAGTACAGTTGTGGCTGCCACCATACACAACTGAAACACAGGAAAGAGGAGAAATACCATTG GATTTAATCAAAAGATACGCTAAAGACCTAGTTATGAAGGAAGAGATTGTTGCAAGAGCTTTGGAAAGTTTGCGTGTCCATGCACTGGCAAAGCTTGCAGAGAgaaacaaatttcaaacaacgGGACTTGCCACTGTCAAGGTCAAGGTACCTGCAGGTCTAAAG AGTTCAGCCAAGCGTGTGATTTCCCTTGAAATGAGCCTTGACAAGTGTGGAGCTGATCTGAAGCAGGCAGTTTCAACAGAAACAGGAATGGACAGAATGCGGCTAAAACTCATCTCTGCTGGAAGAGTCATTGATGACAAACATCCACTGCATGCTCAGAACATCAAG AATGGCAGTCAAGTGATGGCAGTGATGATAACAGACACAGAAGCTGATGTCAAACGTGAGGAACAACAGATTGCAGACTTTTCTAAAACTCGGCAGGCTGCAGAACTGCTTTCTACAAGGGCTGAGACAG ATGACATTGATGACGATGTTGGGGTACAGATCACTGATCAGCATGGCAGGTCTCTCGATCtccctaaagaagaaaaaagg GCATTGACACTGGCAATGACGCTACACGAGAAAGGACGTGCTGcactgaaaaaaagaaactacACCAAAGCCTTGCTACTGCTGCTGGAGGCAGACAAAGAATTCGG GAACTGTCGAGCTGAAATTTTGGACAGCGTGGACAATTTTGCCATTCTGTGTCTGGATATTGTCTGGTGTTACCTGTGCCTAGAGAATGTCAACGAGCTGCCTGATGCAG AACGTCGCTTACAGAAGTGTGAGTCAGCCTTCATAAAGTCATATGGTGCCAACAATGAAAGATTAAAACTGCTGAAG AATGGAGCAGAAGTTGAGCGCATTTTGCTGATGAGGTTGCACCTGTTGCAAGGCATTGTTACTTTCCATCAACACAAAACAGCTGCTGCACAGCAGATGCTGCGCCGG GCAATGGATGAATTCAACATGTTGCAAGTCAGTCCAGAAGCCATTGTACACT TGATGGAGCTGGGATTCACGCCACAAGAAGCCCGACTCGGGATGAGGGCCTGTGACGGTAATGTTGCGGTAGCGGCTGAATTCATCATGAAACAGAGACAG GAAAAGGAAGAAATCAGGAAAAGggagaaagaagaaagagaagacaGAAAACTGGCCAAAAAGTATGGAAATTGTGCAAATGGAGACAG GTTGAACATGCAGAATGTGCACATGTTGGTGAAGATGGACTTTTCAAGGGCTGCAGCTGCTGAAGCCTTAAAACAGACCAACAACAGTTTGGATGCAGCGCTAGAC CTGTTGCAAGCACACCCAGAATTGCTGACCACCCCTGACATCCCTGATGATAACTTGCCGGTGAAGCTTCGTGATTCTGACATAGCACAG ATTGTAGctctgggattcgaacccaaaGCAGCTCAGACagccctgcgcaagtacagaaACAATATCCAGAGGGCTGTGGATGATCTGATCAAGTACAGCGGTAAACTGCCCTACACTTCCGACGAGTCAGAGTCGggttcttcttcctcttctggatCTG ACTCTCCAGACAAGAATGCGGCCAAACAGAAGAGGCGAGAGGAGAACGAGGCATTGGATGAACTGATGTCAGACATGAGCCGAGATGAGACGGACCACTTGGACTTTGAGATGACTGACGAGAAACAGTTCCTGGACGACTATCTTGCTAGGATCAGCAGTCTGTAG